The following coding sequences lie in one Arabidopsis thaliana chromosome 3, partial sequence genomic window:
- a CDS encoding uncharacterized protein (unknown protein; FUNCTIONS IN: molecular_function unknown; INVOLVED IN: biological_process unknown; LOCATED IN: cellular_component unknown; Has 30201 Blast hits to 17322 proteins in 780 species: Archae - 12; Bacteria - 1396; Metazoa - 17338; Fungi - 3422; Plants - 5037; Viruses - 0; Other Eukaryotes - 2996 (source: NCBI BLink).) yields the protein MKKSHATAARTEPETEITSDEAPAAGAEASGPSLAPVPSSEDGDISGVGAGGEEAVGASEELVGPSEESPELESGLEAGVLADDDFGDGEDGEGLGVPVEFFLAMVGAAVGGEVGAEAVGDFGDAAAAGEGEVEFFSPLAFGAFAGVGGSAAKTAVMAKAATARDRSLSVIVILW from the coding sequence ATGAAGAAAAGCCATGCAACGGCTGCGAGAACAGAGCCCGAGACAGAGATCACAAGCGATGAGGCTCCTGCCGCAGGAGCCGAAGCTTCAGGGCCGTCACTGGCGCCAGTTCCGTCATCGGAAGATGGAGACATTTCTGGAGTCGGAGCTGGCGGAGAGGAGGCGGTAGGTGCGTCAGAGGAGCTGGTAGGACCTTCGGAAGAATCACCGGAGCTTGAGTCAGGGCTTGAAGCCGGAGTTTTGGCTGATGATGACTTTGGAGATGGGGAAGATGGGGAAGGGCTTGGAGTTCCGGTGGAATTTTTCTTGGCCATGGTTGGAGCAGCTGTAGGCGGTGAGGTTGGGGCGGAGGCCGTGGGTGATTTTGGGGATGCTGCGGCGGCGGGAGAAGGAGAGGTAGAGTTCTTTTCGCCGTTGGCTTTCGGTGCGTTTGCCGGTGTTGGAGGATCGGCGGCCAAGACGGCGGTGATGGCCAAGGCAGCCACGGCGAGAGATAGGAGTTTAAGTGTCATTGTCATTTTGTGGTGA
- a CDS encoding uncharacterized protein (unknown protein; FUNCTIONS IN: molecular_function unknown; INVOLVED IN: biological_process unknown; LOCATED IN: cellular_component unknown; Has 30201 Blast hits to 17322 proteins in 780 species: Archae - 12; Bacteria - 1396; Metazoa - 17338; Fungi - 3422; Plants - 5037; Viruses - 0; Other Eukaryotes - 2996 (source: NCBI BLink).): MTMTLKLLSLAVAALAITAVLAADPPTPANAPKANGEKNSTSPSPAAAASPKSPTASAPTSPPTAAPTMAKKNSTGTPSPSPSSPSPKSSSAKTPASSPDSSSGDSSEGPTSSSDAPTASSPPAPTPEMSPSSDDGTGASDGPEASAPAAGASSLVISVSGSVLAAVAWLFFI, encoded by the coding sequence ATGACAATGACACTTAAACTCCTATCTCTCGCCGTGGCTGCCTTGGCCATCACCGCCGTCTTGGCCGCCGATCCTCCAACACCGGCAAACGCACCGAAAGCCAACGGCGAAAAGAACTCTACCTCTCCTTCTCCCGCCGCCGCAGCATCCCCAAAATCACCCACGGCCTCCGCCCCAACCTCACCGCCTACAGCTGCTCCAACCATGGCCAAGAAAAATTCCACCGGAACTCCAAGCCCTTCCCCATCTTCCCCATCTCCAAAGTCATCATCAGCCAAAACTCCGGCTTCAAGCCCTGACTCAAGCTCCGGTGATTCTTCCGAAGGTCCTACCAGCTCCTCTGACGCACCTACCGCCTCCTCTCCGCCAGCTCCGACTCCAGAAATGTCTCCATCTTCCGATGACGGAACTGGCGCCAGTGACGGCCCTGAAGCTTCGGCTCCTGCGGCAGGAGCCTCATCGCTTGTGATCTCTGTCTCGGGCTCTGTTCTCGCAGCCGTTGCATGGCTTTTCTTCATATGA
- a CDS encoding uncharacterized protein (unknown protein; Has 10 Blast hits to 10 proteins in 2 species: Archae - 0; Bacteria - 0; Metazoa - 0; Fungi - 0; Plants - 10; Viruses - 0; Other Eukaryotes - 0 (source: NCBI BLink).) has product MASHFFLVFIFVILTVANGISAADSEKSQSPSSSKTLADNKPTVDNSTKSLIDSLGPSQDYPDYEIPLELAPDGVVVVGDYAPISPRGTPDTLAQSEADQDVKTSTSSSASRSSSTVLAIVVVMGGASLFFF; this is encoded by the coding sequence ATGGCGAGTCATTTCTTCCTTGTCTTCATTTTCGTAATTCTAACCGTGGCTAATGGAATTTCAGCAGCTGATTCTGAAAAGTCTCAATCGCCATCTTCATCAAAGACTCTTGCTGACAACAAACCAACAGTAGATAACTCTACAAAGAGTTTGATTGATAGTCTTGGTCCATCTCAAGATTATCCGGATTACGAAATCCCCTTAGAACTTGCACCAGACGGTGTTGTGGTGGTGGGGGATTACGCGCCCATTAGTCCAAGAGGAACCCCCGATACGCTTGCTCAATCTGAAGCGGATCAGGATGTCAAAACCTCGACATCTAGCTCCGCCTCTAGATCTTCTTCAACCGTTTTGGCTATTGTTGTTGTGATGGGAGGAGCCagcttatttttcttttga
- a CDS encoding bromodomain testis-specific protein (unknown protein; BEST Arabidopsis thaliana protein match is: unknown protein (TAIR:AT5G40600.1); Has 43 Blast hits to 43 proteins in 15 species: Archae - 0; Bacteria - 0; Metazoa - 3; Fungi - 0; Plants - 39; Viruses - 0; Other Eukaryotes - 1 (source: NCBI BLink).) — translation MPKRTAEACPSSEIQRSRGDTFGSYRSQVAELLSLGERISHHDQQEANERHSESVIGAGMSNVEKDNLNVLLRQCVRNLSPEVDEMQECVRSLYLISQLGNKCQSSSPSDFVPEETGGAREDDIQLLLRSDSDMVKNITSQYSNVLLSKLDNMQQELERLLDDVVATCRPMTRGEIRELQKSIKELPERNLNRVAEIVGNHCIASGRDFNDKVIVNLDQADKVMLWRLHFYVGAVKRPRSSLPS, via the exons ATGCCTAAAAGAACAGCAGAAGCGTGTCCATCATCTGAAATCcaaagaagcagaggagataCTTTTGGTAGTTACAGATCTCAAGTAGCTGAGCTTTTGTCTCTAGGTGAGAGGATCTCACATCATGATCAACAAGAAGCCAATGAGAGGCATTCTGAGAGTGTTATAGGAGCTGGGATGTCAAATGTTGAGAAAGataatttgaatgttttgttaaGGCAGTGTGTGAGGAATCTAAGTCCAGAAGTTGATGAG ATGCAGGAATGTGTACGCTCTCTGTATCTAATTTCTCAGCTAGGGAACAAATGTCAGTCATCGTCGCCGAGCGATTTTGTTCCTGAAGAAACCGGAGGAGCGAGA GAAGATGATATTCAACTACTTCTGAGGTCTGACTCTGATATGGTCAAGAACATAACGTCACAGTATTCAAATGTTCTGCTGTCCAAA cTGGACAATATGCAGCAGGAACTCGAGAGACTTCTTGACGATGTGGTGGCGACTTGCAG ACCTATGACTCGTGGTGAAATTCGGGAGCTTCAGAAATCGATCAAGGAGCTGCCTGAGAGGAATCTCAACCGCGTCGCTGAAATAGTAGGAAATCATTGCATAGCATCTGGCAGAGATTTCAACGATAAGGTTATCGTCAACCTTGATCAGGCG GACAAGGTCATGTTATGGAGATTGCATTTCTATGTAGGAGCAGTCAAGAGGCCCAGAAGCTCGCTCCCTAGCTAA